The window ATATAAAAATAAAGCTCTGAACAAGGTCAGGAGCCATTAAAGATTAAAATATAAATGAACATTTTACAAACATATCAGACTTTTTACTTCGTTGGAATCGGAGGTATCGGAATGAGTGCACTGGCACGCTATTTCAATGCTTCGGGCAAAAAAGTACTTGGCTACGACAAAACCAATACAAAGCTTACCCAAAACCTGATGAATGAAGGTATTGATATTGTTTTTGAAGACCTTATTGATGAGAGGATCACTTCCCTTCAGAAAGAAGACACACTGGTTATTTATACACCGGCGATCAAAACACTTGGAATATTGGATTATTTCAGTCAAAATCAGTTTGAAGTTTTAAAGAGAGCCAAAGTCTTAGGCTTAATTACCGAAAACACAGACTGTATAGCAGTTGCAGGAACTCATGGGAAAACAACGACTTCTACCCTTGTGGCACATTTATGCAAAGAAGCAGACCTTCCTTTCTCTTGCTTTTTGGGCGGAATTTCTGAAAACTTTAAATCCAACTTCCTGTATAACGGTTCCACCTATTCTGTAGTGGAAGCAGATGAGTATGACAGAAGCTTCCTTAACCTGTCTCCGGACTGGGCAGTCGTAACTTCTACTGATGCAGACCACCTGGATATTTATGGAGACAAAAGCCATATTGAAGAAGGTTTCAGACAGTTTGCGGCTTTGGTTCCTAAAGATCAGCAGCTTTTCGTTAGAAAAGGATTGGAAATCGGAAGAGCACACCAAACCTATGCAGTAAATGAGCCGGCAGATTATTATTCAGACAACCTGCGCATGGAGCATGATAAAATTTATTTTGACTTTCATACCCCTACCGAAACGATTAAGGATTTTGTCTGGGAAATTCCAGGGATTCATAATGTTGAAAATGCTACTGTAGCATTGGCTATCCTGCATAATTTAGGCGCAGATTTTGATACGCTGAAAAAGGCTATTGCCAATTTTAAAGGAATTAAAAGAAGATACACGAAACATATTTATCAAAATGGCAAAATTTATATTGATGATTACGCCCACCACCCTACAGAAATCAATGCTGTAATGGGCTCAATCAAAACATTTTACCCTGATAAAAAACTATTGGTAGCCTTCCAGCCGCACCTTTTCAGCAGAACAAGAGATTTCGCAGACGGATTTGCAGAGAGTTTAGGTAAAGCAGATGAGCTTATCCTTCTCGATATTTACCCTGCAAGAGAGCTTCAGGAGAATTTTGAAGGAATTACTTCAAGCTGGCTGCTGGATAAAGTAACATTAGATAAAAAAGAAGTATCCACATTATCGGATGCTTTTGAAAAAATAAAAGAAAAAGATTTTGATATCCTTCTTACGGTAGGAGCTGGAAATATAGACACCCTGTATGATCCTATTTGTGAATGGATTGAGAAAATTTGAGTATAAACGTAATGCTCGCGAAGAAAAATGTAACATCGTTCGCAAAGGCGTTTCACTCAGCAAATGAGAAAACAAATTATATAAGTTATAGCCCTCGCTGAGTGAAACGCCCTCGCGAACGGAAAAATAAAAAGGTTGCTTTGCGATCATAGCGTTAAAAGAAAAACACAAAATGTATGATAGAAAATGAAATTTCAGAAATTGTTTTCAGTGCTGGAATGAAAATACATCGTACGCTTGGAATTGGACTTTATGAAAATGTATATGAAGAGTGCTTAGTTTATGAACTAAAAAACAGAGGATTGAATGTAGAAAGTCAAAAAAACATTGACATTGAAT of the Chryseobacterium aureum genome contains:
- the murC gene encoding UDP-N-acetylmuramate--L-alanine ligase, whose product is MNILQTYQTFYFVGIGGIGMSALARYFNASGKKVLGYDKTNTKLTQNLMNEGIDIVFEDLIDERITSLQKEDTLVIYTPAIKTLGILDYFSQNQFEVLKRAKVLGLITENTDCIAVAGTHGKTTTSTLVAHLCKEADLPFSCFLGGISENFKSNFLYNGSTYSVVEADEYDRSFLNLSPDWAVVTSTDADHLDIYGDKSHIEEGFRQFAALVPKDQQLFVRKGLEIGRAHQTYAVNEPADYYSDNLRMEHDKIYFDFHTPTETIKDFVWEIPGIHNVENATVALAILHNLGADFDTLKKAIANFKGIKRRYTKHIYQNGKIYIDDYAHHPTEINAVMGSIKTFYPDKKLLVAFQPHLFSRTRDFADGFAESLGKADELILLDIYPARELQENFEGITSSWLLDKVTLDKKEVSTLSDAFEKIKEKDFDILLTVGAGNIDTLYDPICEWIEKI